A single genomic interval of Armigeres subalbatus isolate Guangzhou_Male chromosome 1, GZ_Asu_2, whole genome shotgun sequence harbors:
- the LOC134205561 gene encoding histone H3.3A, translated as MARTKQTARKSTGGKAPRKQLATKAARKSAPSTGGVKKPHRYRPGTVALREIRRYQKSTELLIRKLPFQRLVREIAQDFKTDLRFQSAAIGALQEASEAYLVGLFEDTNLCAIHAKRVTIMPKDIQLARRIRGERA; from the exons ATGGCCCGTACCAAGCAGACAGCCCGTAAATCCACCGGAGGTAAAGCTCCCCGTAAGCAGCTGGCGACCAAGGCCGCCCGTAAGAGCGCTCCGTCGACCGGTGGCGTCAAGAAGCCCCATCGTTACCGTCCCGGTACAGTCGCCCTGCGAGAAATCCGTCGGTACCAGAAGTCCACCGAGCTGCTGATCCGCAAGTTGCCCTTCCAGCGGTTGGTGCGTGAAATTGCCCAAGATTTCAAGACGGATCTCCGTTTCCAGTCGGCGGCCATCGGTGCCCTGCAG GAAGCCAGTGAGGCCTACCTGGTAGGTCttttcgaagacaccaacttgTGCGCCATCCACGCCAAGCGCGTCACAATTATGCCCAAGGATATTCAGCTGGCCCGCCGTATTCGAGGCGAACGTGCTTAA